Proteins from a single region of Halichoerus grypus chromosome 13, mHalGry1.hap1.1, whole genome shotgun sequence:
- the LOC118528562 gene encoding 2'-5'-oligoadenylate synthase-like protein 2 isoform X2 gives MKTCIQMCAPSARRPTSARQPPGGMLTRSSSAPSGLPEGRPMLQKGGSSGKGTTLNYSSDVDLVLFLSCFPSFQDQAEHRGLIISFIEKRLTQYSRNLAYSITMVPRRETSRVPRSLSFQVQPRRNSEAIGVDVLPAYDALRHFCPDSKPSPEIYEDLITSGGTPGEFSPSFTELQRHFVKSRPVKLKDLLRLVKHWYLQYLKPKYRNTALPPKYALELLTIYAWEMGTDKSDNFNLGEGFRAVMELLIDYENICIYWTKYYDFQNETVRIYLKQQLKECRPVILDPADPTNNLGSKKRWDLVAREAVRCLRQACCWTEDPSQGWHVQPARDVQVTVKKAGEEAWIFSVNPYSPIWKMKAEIKRTWGFSGQQRLSFQEPGGERHLLSSRQTLAYYGIFSKVSVRVLETFPPEIQVFVKDSSGQSKPYAIHPEDSIRDLKEKIEEGAGPYVEDQVLKFQNRILRNHRSLSDLQIKDCDTIILVKRN, from the exons GGTGGCTCCTCTGGGAAGGGAACAACGTTGAACTACAGCTCCGATGTGGACTTGGTCTTGTTCTTGAGCTGTTTCCCCAGCTTCCAAGACCAGGCAGAGCACCGCGGATTGATCATCAGCTTCATCGAGAAGAGACTGACTCAGTACAGCAGGAACCTGGCCTACAGCATCACCATGGTCCCGCGGAGAGAGACGAGCAGGGTCCCCCGCTCCCTGTCCTTCCAGGTCCAGCCCAGGAGGAACAGTGAAGCCATTGGAGTGGATGTGCTCCCGGCCTATGATGCTCTGA GACATTTTTGCCCGGACTCTAAACCCTCACCGGAAATCTATGAAGACTTAATAACCAGTGGTGGCACGCCTGGAGAGTTCTCGCCAAGCTTCACAGAGTTGCAGAGGCACTTTGTGAAAAGTCGACCTGTTAAGCTAAAGGACCTCCTGCGGCTGGTGAAGCACTGGTATCTGCAG TACTTGAAACCTAAATATCGAAACACAGCATTGCCCCCAAAATATGCTCTGGAGCTACTGACCATCTATGCCTGGGAAATGGGTACAGACAAAAGCGACAACTTCAACCTGGGTGAAGGGTTTAGAGCTGTGATGGAACTCCTCATAGATTATGAAAACATCTGCATATATTGGACCAAGTACTATGATTTCCAAAATGAGACTGTCAGAATCTATCTCAAACAACAGTTGAAGGAATGCAG gCCAGTTATCCTGGACCCAGCTGATCCTACCAACAACCTGGGAAGTAAAAAGAGATGGGACCTGGTGGCCAGAGAGGCTGTTCGCTGCCTGAGGCAGGCCTGCTGCTGGACTGAAGACCCCAGCCAGGGCTGGCATGTACAG CCAGCAAGGGATGTCCAGGTGACGGTGAaaaaggcaggagaggaggccTGGATATTCTCAGTGAACCCCTACAGTCCCATCTGGAAGATGAAAGCCGAGATCAAGAGGACGTGGGGCTTCAGTGGGCAACAGCGTCTCTCCTTCCAGGAGCCGGGAGGGGAGCGGCATCTGCTCAGCAGCCGGCAGACATTAGCATATTATGGGATCTTCTCTAAGGTGAGCGTCCGGGTGCTGGAGACCTTCCCTCCTGAGATCCAGGTCTTTGTGAAGGACTCTAGTGGTCAGAGCAAGCCTTATGCCATCCACCCTGAGGACTCCATCCGTGACTTGAAAGAAAAGATTGAGGAAGGTGCAGGACCTTACGTGGAGGATCAGGTACTAAAGTTCCAGAATCGGATACTACGGAATCACCGCAGCCTCTCAGACCTGCAGATCAAAGACTGTGACACCATCATACTCGTGAAGAGAAACTGA